atacatttctgTCAATCAAAGAACCGGGGTCAACTTACCGTGAAAGTTCGCACGTCGAGTACTACTGTAGCCTAGTCACGTTACGATTTACAGTGAATTACACCTCACATACTCTCATGGTGTCGGCATCTCATACATCTAGTGGCACTGCACGTGAAGtgcatgtaaataaacacaaacatgaCACAAGTGACAAACTTGTAACGTGTGCATAATGCGCAGGCGTAAAACGAGTAACCCATGTAACCAGTCACAGGCGTTGCAAACCAGTCACAGGCGTTGCCGGCAACTCTCATGACAAGTCTTGGCAACTCGTAGTACCTCTATCACATTTACTGTGCATGAGAAGATTATAATCTGTTCGAAAGGCTTTTCTCTCCTCTTGAGTATTATCCATACACGTGACAGGACGAGTGACGTGTTTCATGTGGTATACTTATTTCTTGCGTCTACTGAATCTTTGCCTCCCTAGAATATTTCGCAATaccttcatttttttcattaattggaacaagtattttaatatttgtgaTTCTCTTTGTGTTGAAATGCCAAACAGTCAAATATTGTTTCCACTTTTCTCTTGAAAGATCGAGGCCGGTAGTCAAGAATTTGGCCCATATTGTGGAATAGATGGCACCAGTAATTTACCCGCCAAGATTGTTTCTCCAGGTCATGAGATGAAAATTATCTTTAATTCGGACTATTCTGCCGAGTATGGAGGATTTCGGGCAAACTATTACGTCACAGGTATTCATTTAATTACAATGTTATCGCCCAAAAAGCAACGTTTAGCATTTTTCAATTGTGCTCAAGAAACTTGCACTCCAAACTTGATTTGTTCACTTTATTTCTACCTACCTTTATCTTCTTTCCCAGCCCAGCCTTGCAGTCCGTTAACAGCGCCACTCCATGGTGAAATGACAGAAAGCAATTTCACTTTCAAAGACTTAGTACAGTTCTCATGTAAACCGGGCTACTTTCTTGTTGGGTCAGAGGCCCGGATGTGTACCAGTGATGGCAGCTGGACCGGAGTGCAGCCTTACTGTCAAAGTAagtaatatacacatatatggtTTATTTTGACCGAATCTGTGAAGATGAACATTTATCTACCAGtgattaaactaaaaaaaatctgattatttgaacaaattgcaaaatttcaacattaacaatgaattttgatttttttctgtttatgaTCAGTAACTTTGCACTAAAGTGATCATATGCTATCTCTGCAATATTACGAACCATTTTACTAGATTTTCCGATTTGTCTGAAAATTAAGTACAATTTCATCAAGTTTTATTATCCCACCTTAAACTTATTTCTTcctcttttctttctttccagtCGTGGATTGCGGTCGTCCAGAAGATATCACAAATGGACACGTTTTGTCCAACAATGATAATTATACATACACCAATGCTGTAACCTATTCATGTAATGATTATTATGAGTTAGTTGGTTCTAGTGTACGATTCTGTGAGGTAGATGCTCTGTGGTCTGATGTCAAACCATTCTGCCAACCAAGTAAGTTTCAGAGTTTGAGAGTTTGAGAATGAGTTTAAAagatttgagagagagagagagagagagagagagagagagagagagagagagagagagagagagagagagagagagagagagagagagaagtgaATATGTTAAATTTGTGGTGTTTCTAAGTATATGGTTAGtggcgtgtgtgtgtttgtgtgtgtacataacAATTGGTATGAATTGTAGGAAAGCATAAGAAAACACACTagtaacaaatacaaaaatattaaatatgaataatagtaatgtttattattatattaaacatCGATATCGATATTTATATCTTCATAGTTTGTGGCGAATCCACATTCTTCCCAAGACCTAAACCAAGAGTTCGCGTTCTAGGAGGACGTTCAGTAAATCGAGGATCATGGCCGTGGATGACGTATATAGAGATTCATGCCCCAGGACACGATATATACGACGCCATCTGTGGTGGATCTTTGCTGAATGAAGAGTGGATAATCACAGCAGCACACTGCGTTACAAACGCAGGACAGAATGATGAAACGTTCGGCCGAGTTATTCCAACCAGGGCGTTGAATGTCAGTCTTGGGGTCCATAGAAGATCGACACCGGATGTATTTGTTCAAGAGGTAGTAATTCATCGTGCTCATATAATGTGTGAACTTCGTTTACTGCCAGTTTCATATTAGAATTCATTGCATTAttgcagtttcttgctacaaTTTGTCTAAATGAAGTAGTCTATGAACCTGCATGCCATGCAAAATTAAAGCACTGGTGCCCACGTGTCTGTGAGTAGTTGCAGTattttaatagggaacttgcaaacccgccatgttgaatgttgcatcatgggaaatgtgataataaatactaatcaattagtattttaaacaatgttgatacattgtttgtaaccacaaataatcaatttatagttatcctgaccattgtgggaggtttattttattggtagctccagattaggtattatgataaccacagataatcccatagtcctttgcgtctgagcatgctcagtctggattgcaagttccctattgtagtAGCAAGGTATTGAGATCTTGTAAAatatacagtttcttattggtttttgcatggttgtatcaaacagaaccagtgaacagtaacatgaaatgggctgtattGTTTATGATACTAATATATTACTAATATAGTAATATCTCCCCAGGGTGTAGGGGCAATATGGGGTATACTTCCATAGAAAGGTGAACATGGATGGAGCAAAAAGCACTCAGAAATATGGGTCCACTTTTCTGTGTGATAGTACGGTGATGATGAAGACGTATGCCGAGTCCATGTGTTGTAAATGTCTCCAACCTTCGAGTATTAAACTAAAATCGACTTCAAAAATTAAAGTCCAAGAAGTGTTTCTCTGACTATTGTAATTGTCGTTATAAAAACACTGGGACGTTCGAGTGActacaatttgtatattgtgaaaTTATAGTGTaattggtgtgtttttttccttttcaGAGGAGCGTCATTGAGATTGTTCGTAACCCTGACTACAACGTTCTTAACTATGATGGCGATTTAGCACTTTTACGTCTCGACAGACCCATTACATTTACCGACTACGTACGACCTATCTGTCTTCCACCGACTACGACTATCACCCTGGACGACTACAGCTATGAAGAAACAGAAGAAGTCCCTAAACCACCGCCAGAGGATGAATATGGCGCTATAATTGGTTGGGGATTAACAGCGAACTTTGGCCGCCGCTCAGATGTGTTGCTTGAGGCATATGTACCATTAGCCAATCAGACTGCTTGTACTTTAGCTTACTTACCAAACGAATGGCCAATCACAGAGAATATGTTGTGTGCTGGCTACGAGCAAGGTAGGCACATCAATTTTAGTTTCCAATTTGTGGGTTAAATTTACAACATTTTCGCCATTTGGACTCTATGTTGACACACATTAATAAAATTGGTGATGCACTTCATCAAAAGAAAGAGTTTGTGCACTCCTGGCTCATATTAAACTATAGCTACACCCCAGACGTGGCGAAATATTTGCAATTTACGTTTgcttattttttgtttatattatttaaatGGTAAAGTATATGCATGGaattctaaaatgtaacaaaacttacaatattcattttgttcTCGGTGAACTTGGCGGTAAAGAACTTATTTGCAAACGTGATCTCGTCCTTGTTTTTTTTAGGTGGCAGGGATGCTTGTCGGGGAGACAGTGGCGGACCATTGATGTTTGAAGACGAGGAAACATTCCGTTATTTTGTGTTCGGAACTGTCTCATGGGGGCGTCCTGGTGAATGTGCTGCTCCCGATTCGTATGGTGTTTATGCCCGAGTGGGCAACTTCATCCCATGGATTAAGGAAACAATCAAATTACCTAGATAAAACATTTGACTTTTGACCCTTaaaatgtaacctttgaccctaaGCCTCGGGTTGCTATTTCATCAACTATATACACATGAAGGTATGATCCAAGATACTTTGGGGCAAATTTCGTGAAGAAATTGATGAAGTCCTCAATCGTACAGTTGGCTTGGAATCAGATGTTtcagtatatttttttatgcttaattttatttttgccagtagttttacgttagtttttttttatgataatcAGGTCAATGAAAATGGCCCCTAGCATGTCAGTTccaatctgatgtagtgaatacaTGTACGATATGATTTCTTTGCTTACCTCTATATATCGATGCCGTTTGTTCATTATAGTTTCTTgtcgattttgttgttctgtgaGTGAGCGCCTCATTCACGTAACAGGAAAGAACAAAAACGACAATAAACGTACGAAACACAGGTAAACAAAGAAATCATGCaatattcactacatcagattttaatcagattggttccCGTTCATACTTTACTTCCTGCAAACCCTGACACGCCATGTTAAAATGATGGGTACTTTCTTTTATTTACCTAACAAGAATTTGTTGAAGTCAAAGTCCATACTTTAAAAAGGTCTGCTTATACCTCTATTGGGGTActtatattttgtttcaaattattACACGCATTGCCTATCATATAAATAGTTCAACGTATCTGTATTACTTCAGATGGAATAAAGAtttgtcgttgagggcgctcttgcAGTCGCTTTGCCAAGTCAAGAGCGCCCGCAACGACCAAGTCTGTTTTAGCACggtaatataatatgtaatacattttttatgtacATCATGCAGTTTATAAAGCTTTTTGTGTAGTAAAATAAAGCTTATAAATTaccaacatttttattttcatttcaagactgaatgttttaaaaaatatgctTCACAAACTACCGTATTGGTAAGAAATgcatacaaatttgtaaattaaCATGAGCTGTACAGTTGTGATACGACAACATCGATGCTAATTTTGTTGGACATGCTACGAATGCGAAGCCGTACACGTGCGCGCCAAAACAGTATGAATTTTATCTTCAATGCCTATTCTTATTGTGACACTgacacgtttgtttgtttgtttgtttgtttgtttgtttgtttgtttgtttgctttgtttgcTTTGTGTTTTGGCACAATCATGAATGTTTTTCATGATAATGgaaatcaaaataatgtaaaaatatttaaacagaTATAAGTATTCTCACTTTACAGTATAGCCTCTTCTTAGATACCCAATGGAAACTTACTACAAATTAGGGTAGCTATAGTGTAGTCTCACCGCAAGCGGCGCACTTTCAATACGTGTCGCGCCATGCGCTCGTTATACGTGTACTAATAGCATGGCCAGGCCTCGTCAACTTTTAACTCTAAAACATGTCAACCGATACACCATAATGACAGTTATCACTAACGTGATTTATCACTATGTCAGTTTTGACAGATGTCACCTTTTGATATAATTACATCAACTTTCAATAAACAACTAGCAGGTTGTAACCTTAGAGAAGCGCAATCTGTAAGTTATGGTCTATGGAAGGATGTGagtttcacatctttaaaaacaaatgtatcatattttatcatatgcTTGCTTCGGTCTCCGAGTTTTTCCACTGTTTATTTCAAGTTGGTACGAAGTCCAAGCGacgtttttttttccatcagaTCTGTACTAGATCACAAGAGAGCCCTGAATTTGTTTCCTCGTAATTTGCAACGAGTCCAATCATTTGTCCTGTCAACACACTCTAGATCTGGTATGGGAATGTATCCGCATTTCCATGCATGTTCGATGTTCCTGTCTATCATAGTATCATTCTCTATTTGAGTGCTGTTAAACATTAACCTAGTGGTCAGAGTTCAGACCACTAAAACAAATGAGTGCTAGTGACTGATACCAGTCCCTTGGAAAACTattaattttcattaattttcccTTACAAACCTGAACATGAATAACacttttgaaacattttaaagGTCATGAGACTGAAAACGGGGaatctcctaagataatggtgCCAATCTCCAAGTATATTATTCCAGCCACTAAAACGCATAGGATCATGTCTAGCAACGACTGCAACTTTCACCAGAAATGCTCACTTTATACGAAACATTTCATCCTGACATAATTATTTAGTTACCAAAAAATTCGATATGGGGATGAAGTGGTAATTAATGTATTTAACATCCGCAAACCCAAATTTCGTCGTAAAGTTTAGTATTACCTCGAAATGACTTGTAGGTCCGGACTCTTTGACACTGATAGTCCCTGTGTGGTCTGCAAAAATCACCTCAGACCTTTGCAAGGTCACCGCTACAAGTTAGGTCAAACCATTGAGTCACACTGGACTCCTACCAAGGATGTGTGAATGTACGTTTTACCCCTATTCAACATGGCCAAAGACTAACAcgacccccccccacacacacacacacagacatacacaaacacacaaacacacacacacacgcacgcacacacacacagatacatacatacatacatacatacatacatacatacatacatacatacatacatacatacatacatacatacatacatacatacatacatacatacatacatacatacatacatacatacatacatacatacatacatacatacatacatacatacatacatacatacatacatacatacaaacatacagtcagacaaatattcataaaaaccACGTcatatttattgagttatatcagtgtacaacaaaaatcaatatATCGTATTCACAATTTCGAAAACAAAGTCGACTCAGTATATAACTTGTCAGTCAATACAGCCGATTTCAAATTACAGTTCATTCAGCGGCTCTGTTTTATACACTCACGTAGAAATCAATAAGAACCTCGATCTGATTCCAATCTTATGTAATGGGATGATACGGCTAAATTGCTATATTTACCTCAATTCGTTTATCGTCGATTGTTTTGTGGTGACTTTGCTATTATTAGTTTGGAGTTGAAATGTGTAAACACATTGTGTCTCACTAACGGAATGACAAACTATCCATCTTTATGCTAGCGCTGT
The sequence above is drawn from the Glandiceps talaboti chromosome 21, keGlaTala1.1, whole genome shotgun sequence genome and encodes:
- the LOC144451088 gene encoding mannan-binding lectin serine protease 1-like: MMRSGKVGITVDTLLLVYVISVSCVLSEIDVSGLGGSFQSPGYPAGYEDNQEEVWNIAVPAGYRVGLYFTEFDLELSESCEYDSVQVTVNNEELSRFCGTRNSRAPERPNDIIVWSPSNEMRVTFRSDYSNVERFIGFNAHYYAEDINECSHGDGGCDHFCHNVPGGYYCSCRAEFILDSDQRSCTVECGGVVLNEITGIIETPDYPNNYPRQSNCDWTIDVESGYVINLEFDEFEVEAHPEVTCPYDYVKIEAGSQEFGPYCGIDGTSNLPAKIVSPGHEMKIIFNSDYSAEYGGFRANYYVTAQPCSPLTAPLHGEMTESNFTFKDLVQFSCKPGYFLVGSEARMCTSDGSWTGVQPYCQIVDCGRPEDITNGHVLSNNDNYTYTNAVTYSCNDYYELVGSSVRFCEVDALWSDVKPFCQPICGESTFFPRPKPRVRVLGGRSVNRGSWPWMTYIEIHAPGHDIYDAICGGSLLNEEWIITAAHCVTNAGQNDETFGRVIPTRALNVSLGVHRRSTPDVFVQERSVIEIVRNPDYNVLNYDGDLALLRLDRPITFTDYVRPICLPPTTTITLDDYSYEETEEVPKPPPEDEYGAIIGWGLTANFGRRSDVLLEAYVPLANQTACTLAYLPNEWPITENMLCAGYEQGGRDACRGDSGGPLMFEDEETFRYFVFGTVSWGRPGECAAPDSYGVYARVGNFIPWIKETIKLPR